The following are from one region of the Eubacterium sp. MSJ-33 genome:
- a CDS encoding MSCRAMM family protein codes for MKSKKKKRLLILIGILMVCLLPISFLSKVLVPWAAELGEVTTEAGVAPPGDATVTDASKDDVWVDISDPILTWEEVQMLYAPPAHQESRFPHIHDMYWGYFSGVKATLYCIAVNANDSEYATHGYCYQHGVSTDTYGTVLSAVDGHTEFSQDSYTNIAKALAYAKHWSPMPGVVWSGFTSNGGDNDHTKNDDAVVALTCSYFSGANDNISKASTIYGYGTGSYGNSPKAYINALNAISYNDLPFLVDGVNSVSKGKRCGVTGSTKADKSEDGLLMSDVLTVDASSDLVWNYTIPANYKFRIYINADLTQYTDYNAGSTVSLRGGNQFRVYANPIVGNKTVTFDFGNNTKYIMYLTCWISPGGLQNVVTGDLSFSPFSFQVKWEGTSHVALKKTSSNPTCTNNNPLYDLAGTQYTVYNEDGVTVAKTVSGSNAVLTCNSAGNTNTLEMPIGKYVVKETKAGKGYQLNKSTIAIELTASNTVDNPYIINTTDKPVDDPISVALTKENNNKVPIKGAVYCIEYYPGIQTYGESEAQTKHTGSVSKWYFETDANGEVVFLTSPTAAGYSSSPFFIGALGGRTIPLGTVIMYEEKAPDNYTKSDKHWVFQVRQASDDLAYMYGMDNGVEKCYDGVNVSDTNAPKFSDTPIPVNLTVQKKNGNPTPQQGSTGDVTLEGAVFALYAQRDVVDTATGEIKARDEKYTVDTPLTHKDGTPVIDPTTGKQVIAKAGDSKPLQISETTGVDGKITFKDIFAAKNADDYYVVELCAPKDFYRDKAEHSVDLRDNRTDAEKSNVNYTALSKHLDVTDQPIMQPIHVKKYVPVKDGNTTKIEPLNGAEFSVYLISSLKGDVSACKVTNADGSISYNFKSYDFSNETGEVVTDDVYGDPGYDSWSGKEYRWALQVFRGCVMFFVSKNLYLAGII; via the coding sequence TTGAAATCAAAAAAGAAAAAACGCTTACTGATCTTGATTGGTATTCTGATGGTTTGTCTTTTACCAATCTCATTTCTATCAAAAGTATTAGTGCCTTGGGCTGCGGAATTAGGAGAGGTCACAACGGAGGCTGGTGTAGCACCGCCGGGTGATGCCACTGTGACGGATGCTAGCAAAGACGATGTTTGGGTTGATATTAGTGACCCAATTCTCACTTGGGAAGAGGTACAGATGTTATATGCTCCACCAGCACATCAGGAATCGCGATTCCCACATATTCATGATATGTACTGGGGTTACTTTAGTGGCGTTAAGGCAACTTTATACTGTATTGCAGTAAATGCTAATGATTCTGAATATGCCACACATGGTTATTGTTATCAGCATGGTGTTAGTACAGATACTTATGGCACAGTGCTATCTGCTGTAGATGGACATACTGAGTTTTCTCAAGACAGTTATACAAACATAGCAAAAGCTTTGGCTTACGCAAAACATTGGTCACCAATGCCTGGCGTTGTATGGAGTGGTTTTACATCTAATGGTGGTGATAACGATCATACAAAAAATGATGATGCTGTTGTAGCACTGACATGTAGTTATTTTTCTGGAGCTAACGATAATATTAGTAAAGCATCAACTATTTATGGGTATGGGACTGGTTCTTATGGTAATAGTCCGAAAGCTTATATCAATGCTTTGAATGCAATTTCCTATAATGATTTACCGTTTTTGGTAGACGGTGTGAATAGCGTTAGTAAAGGGAAACGATGCGGGGTAACAGGTAGTACAAAAGCTGACAAATCAGAAGATGGGTTACTCATGTCCGATGTATTGACAGTAGATGCTTCATCTGATTTGGTTTGGAATTATACAATTCCGGCAAATTATAAGTTCCGTATTTATATAAATGCAGATTTAACACAGTACACAGATTATAATGCTGGCTCTACAGTTAGTTTGCGTGGTGGCAATCAGTTTAGAGTTTATGCAAATCCAATAGTTGGTAATAAAACTGTAACATTTGATTTTGGTAATAATACAAAATATATTATGTACCTTACATGTTGGATCTCCCCAGGTGGACTTCAGAATGTTGTAACAGGTGATCTGAGCTTTAGTCCGTTTAGTTTTCAAGTTAAATGGGAGGGAACTTCCCATGTGGCATTAAAGAAAACATCATCAAATCCAACGTGTACAAATAACAATCCATTATACGATTTAGCAGGAACTCAGTATACCGTCTACAATGAAGATGGAGTAACAGTGGCTAAGACCGTAAGTGGAAGCAATGCTGTACTTACATGTAATAGTGCAGGTAATACAAACACATTGGAGATGCCGATCGGTAAATATGTTGTAAAGGAAACGAAAGCTGGTAAGGGTTATCAGCTAAACAAATCTACAATAGCAATAGAACTAACAGCGTCTAATACGGTAGATAATCCGTACATAATCAACACAACTGATAAGCCAGTAGACGATCCTATTTCTGTTGCGTTGACGAAAGAGAATAACAACAAAGTCCCTATTAAGGGAGCAGTTTACTGCATTGAATACTATCCGGGAATTCAAACTTACGGTGAATCGGAAGCTCAAACAAAGCACACAGGTTCTGTAAGTAAGTGGTATTTTGAGACTGATGCTAATGGTGAAGTAGTCTTTTTGACATCACCAACTGCTGCTGGTTACAGCTCAAGCCCTTTCTTTATAGGTGCTTTGGGCGGAAGAACAATCCCTTTAGGTACGGTGATAATGTATGAAGAGAAAGCACCGGATAACTACACAAAGAGCGATAAGCACTGGGTATTTCAGGTAAGGCAGGCTTCAGATGATTTAGCCTATATGTACGGAATGGATAATGGTGTAGAGAAGTGTTATGATGGTGTAAATGTATCCGACACAAATGCACCAAAGTTCTCCGATACACCAATTCCTGTCAATCTTACTGTACAGAAAAAGAATGGAAATCCTACACCACAGCAGGGCAGTACAGGGGATGTCACCTTAGAAGGTGCAGTATTTGCTTTATACGCACAACGTGATGTAGTAGATACAGCAACCGGAGAGATTAAAGCGCGTGACGAGAAGTACACTGTAGATACACCGCTCACACATAAGGACGGAACACCTGTTATTGATCCAACAACTGGCAAACAGGTAATTGCTAAGGCAGGTGATTCGAAGCCTTTACAGATCAGTGAAACAACTGGTGTGGATGGAAAGATTACTTTCAAAGATATCTTTGCAGCAAAGAATGCTGATGATTATTATGTAGTTGAGCTGTGTGCACCAAAGGATTTCTACAGAGATAAAGCAGAGCATTCGGTAGATTTACGTGATAACCGAACAGATGCAGAGAAGAGTAATGTAAATTACACTGCTCTTTCAAAGCATTTGGATGTCACAGACCAGCCGATCATGCAGCCAATTCATGTTAAAAAGTACGTACCTGTAAAGGATGGTAACACGACTAAGATTGAGCCATTGAATGGTGCAGAGTTTAGTGTTTACTTAATCAGTAGTCTTAAGGGCGATGTTTCTGCTTGCAAGGTTACAAATGCAGATGGTAGCATTTCATACAACTTCAAGAGTTATGACTTTAGTAACGAAACAGGTGAAGTAGTTACGGATGATGTATATGGGGATCCGGGATACGATTCTTGGTCGGGTAAGGAATACAGGTGGGCTTTACAAGTCTTCCGCGGGTGTGTTATGTTTTTTGTATCGAAAAATTTGTATTTGGCAGGGATTATTTGA